One genomic region from Lacerta agilis isolate rLacAgi1 chromosome 13, rLacAgi1.pri, whole genome shotgun sequence encodes:
- the LOC117057172 gene encoding lipopolysaccharide-induced tumor necrosis factor-alpha factor-like: protein MEQQKKTISIPMIPLAQQPEPYAPGYSSPHPPQSSYNPEPYAQEPYAPDPFWPEPSTSSGGYGYYGKSGDGCDCLSPPPYSCQDVPCDQVGPIEMDSGPPVVVAGIFSSKPASTICPCCRQIIATEVVYRVGSLTYIACSAVCLMGGCMGCCLIPFVTKCCKDVDHYCPKCRYHIYRYKRL, encoded by the exons ATGGAGCAACAAAAAAAGACCATCTCAATCCCCATGATACCCCTGGCACAGCAGCCGGAACCCTATGCACCAGGATATTCATCACCACACCCACCACAGTCATCATACAACCCGGAACCTTACGCCCAGGAGCCCTATGCACCAGATCCATTCTGGCCAGAACCTTCTACTTCATCAG GTGGCTATGGCTATTACGGAAAAAGTGGCGATGGCTGTGACTGTCTGTCTCCACCACCATATTCATGTCAAGATGTCCCTTGTGATCAAGTAGGACCAA TTGAAATGGACTCTGGTCCTCCGGTCGTGGTTGCGGGAATCTTCTCGAGCAAGCCAGCGTCCACCATCTGCCCTTGCTGCCGCCAAATCATTGCGACGGAGGTCGTCTATCGTGTGGGCTCTCTGACATATATAGCTTGCAGTGCTGTGTGTCTGATGGG AGGCTGCATGGGCTGCTGCCTCATACCTTTCGTGACGAAGTGTTGCAAGGACGTCGACCATTACTGCCCTAAATGCAGGTACCACATCTACCGATACAAGAGACTATAG